The following proteins are encoded in a genomic region of Takifugu rubripes chromosome 21, fTakRub1.2, whole genome shotgun sequence:
- the ela3l gene encoding elastase 3 like — protein MHPSSSVSMLPLLLASVLIAGALGCGSPPIEPLISRVVNGEEARPHSWPWQISLQYEKDGVWRHTCGGSLIAANWVMTAAHCINSKFSYRVFVGKHNLVEDEAASKAVLPEKIVVHEKWNPIFVAFGNDIALIKLSEPVTLSDQVQLGRLPAAGTLLSNLQPCYITGWGRLYTGGPIADKLQQALMPVADHATCSQPDWWGIAVRTTMVCAGGDGIVAGCNGDSGGPLNCQNSQGVWEVHGIASFVSGLGCNYRKKPTVFTRVSAFNEWIDKVMMNN, from the exons ATGCATCCATCCTCATCCGTCAGTATGCTCCCTCTACTGTTGGCTTCAGTGCTCATCGCTGGTG CGCTTGGGTGCGGTTCTCCACCTATTGAACCCCTGATATCCCGCGTGGTCAATGGAGAAGAGGCGAGGCCCCACAGCTGGCCCTGGCAG ATCTCCCTGCAGTATGAAAAGGATGGTGTCTGGAGGCACACTTGTGGGGGATCTCTGATCGCTGCCAACTGGGTCATGACAGCTGCTCACTGCATCAA CTCCAAGTTCTCCTACAGGGTGTTTGTGGGAAAACACAACCTGGTTGAGGACGAGGCTGCTTCCAAGGCCGTCCTGCCTGAGAAGATCGTTGTGCATGAGAAATGGAACCCCATCTTCGTGGCCTTCGG CAATGATATTGCGCTCATCAAGCTGTCCGAGCCGGTGACTCTGAGCGACCAGGTCCAGCTGGGACGTCTCCCTGCTGCTGGGACTCTGCTGTCCAACCTCCAGCCCTGCTACATCACTGGGTGGGGCAGACTCTACA CTGGAGGCCCCATTGCTGATAAGCTGCAGCAGGCGTTGATGCCAGTGGCCGACCACGCCACCTGCTCCCAGCCTGACTGGTGGGGGATCGCTGTCAGGACCACCATGGTGTGTGCCGGTGGAGATGGCATCGTTGCTGGGTGTAAT GGTGACTCCGGTGGCCCGTTGAACTGTCAGAACTCCCAGGGCGTCTGGGAGGTCCATGGCATCGCCAGCTTTGTCTCCGGCCTGGGCTGCAACTACAGGAAGAAACCCACCGTCTTCACCAGAGTCTCTGCTTTCAACGAGTGGATCGACAAG GTTATGATGAACAATTAA